A segment of the Nitrospirota bacterium genome:
TACAGTTCACCTAACGCCCGGACTACCATCACCGCTCGCATCGAAGAGAGTTCCCAATTGGATGGGAACTGCGCCGACCGGATCGGCACATTGTCCGTATGACCTTGCACCCTGACCTGACGATCGAGTTCGACCAGCACCTCGGCGAGCGTCTGGAGAAATGGCAGGGCCTCGGGACGGAGCACCGCCGCCCCGCTCTCGAACAGGACCAGCTCAGGAAGCGACAGGACGATGGTGCTCTCGCCCGGCTCAGTCATGAGGATGGGCTCGATTTTGGCAGACACCTGGAGCGCCTTGAGAGCCTGACGCAGGCGTCGAACCGCCAAATCCCTTGAGGGGATCACATTGGGCACAATGTTGGCCGGCTTGCTGGCACCGACTTGAAATGGCGTGGGGGAAGAAGGCGGACTGACGATCGGATTTAATGCTGCCTTAATAGACTCACTCACCGTGCGGAACTTGCCCTCGTTCACCGAGGAGATCGAATACATGACGACGAAAAACGCAAAGAGCAGGGTGATGAAGTCCGCATAGGACACCAGCCACCGCTCGTGATTCTCATGTTCTTCGTGTTTCTTTTTTCCCATGTTCGGCTATGAATAGTGATCAGTGATG
Coding sequences within it:
- a CDS encoding flagellar motor protein MotB, whose protein sequence is MGKKKHEEHENHERWLVSYADFITLLFAFFVVMYSISSVNEGKFRTVSESIKAALNPIVSPPSSPTPFQVGASKPANIVPNVIPSRDLAVRRLRQALKALQVSAKIEPILMTEPGESTIVLSLPELVLFESGAAVLRPEALPFLQTLAEVLVELDRQVRVQGHTDNVPIRSAQFPSNWELSSMRAVMVVRALGELYGVPMKNLSAIGYADSRPLVPNETAENRAKNRRVEIVVLERKAPPLPERDESPATTADGEAGTGSSDIPAALRGPG